One genomic segment of Myotis daubentonii chromosome 14, mMyoDau2.1, whole genome shotgun sequence includes these proteins:
- the LOC132215329 gene encoding LOW QUALITY PROTEIN: apoptosis inhibitor 5-like (The sequence of the model RefSeq protein was modified relative to this genomic sequence to represent the inferred CDS: inserted 3 bases in 2 codons) → LNFGGGGGAGEDNEDRRSDPSACRSPCRPTVEELYRNYGLLAGATSQXGQHKDVYQVISDGVKGGTKEKRLAAQFIPKFFKHFPELADSAINAQLDLCEDEDVXIWRQAIKELPQFATGENLLRVADILTQLLQTDDSAEFRLVNNALLSIFKMDAKGTLGGLFSQILQGEDIVRERAIKFLSTKLKTLPDEVLTKEVEELILTEPKKVLEDVTGEEFVLFMKKLSGLKSLQTVSGRQPLVELVAEQADLEQTFNPSDPDCVDRLLQCTRQAVPLFSKNVHSTRFVTDFCEQVLPNLSSLATPLGGLDIQLEVLKLLAEMSSFCGDMKKLETNLRKLLDKLLEHMPLRPEEAENGENAGKEEPKLQFSYVECLLYSFHQLGRKLPDFLTAKLNAEKLKDFKIRLQYFAWGLQVYIRQLRLALQGKTGEALTTDENKIKVVALKITNNIYVLIKDLFHIPPSYKSTVTLSWKPVQKVEIGQKRATEDTISGSPPKKSPAGPKRDARQIYNPPSGKYSSNLGDFNYERSLQGK, encoded by the exons TTGAACTTCGGGGGCGGTGGTGGAGCCGGCGAGGACAACGAGGACCGCAGGAGCGACCCCTCGGCTTGTCGCTCGCCATGCCGACCGACCGTGGAGGAGCTCTACCGCAACTATGGCCTCCTAGCCGGTGCCACGAGCCA TGGGCAGCATAAAGATGTCTATCAAGTGATATCGGATGGTGTGAAAGGTGGTACCAAGGAAAAAAGGTTAGCAGCTCAGTTTATTCCAAAATTCTTTAAGCATTTTCCAGAATTGGCTGATTCTGCTATCAATGCACAGTTAGACCTCTGTGAGGATGAAGATG CAATTTGGCGGCAAGCAATTAAAGAGCTTCCTCAATTTGCCACTGGAGAAAATCTTCTCCGAGTAGCAGATATCCTAACCCAACTTTTGCAGACAGATGACTCTGCAGAATTTAGATTAGTGAACAATGCCCTATTAAGTATATTTAAGATGGATGCAAAAGGGACTTTAGGTGGCTTATTCAGCCAAATCCTTCAAGGAGAAGACATTGTTAGAGAACGAGCAATCAAATTCCTTTCTACAAAACTTAAGACTTTACCAGAtgag GTCTTGACAAAGGAAGTAGAGGAACTTATACTAACTGAACCCAAAAAGGTCCTAGAAGATGTGACTGGTGAAGAATTTGTCCTGTTCATGAAGAAACTGTCTGGGTTAAAGAGCTTACAGACAGTGAGTGGAAGACAGCCACTTGTAGAGTTGGTGGCTGAACAGGCTGACCTAGAACAAACCTTCAACCCGTCGGATCCCGACTGTGTGGACAGGCTCTTACAGTGCACTCGGCAGGCGGTACCCCTCTTCTCGAAAAATGTGCATTCCACAAGGTTTGTGACTGACTTCTGTGAGCAGGTTCTACCTAACCTCAGCTCCTTAGCTACTCCATTGGGGGGTCTTGATATACAGTTGGAGGTATTGAAACTGTTGGCGGAAATGAGTTCATTTTGTGGTGACATGAAAAAGCTAGAAACAAATTTAAGGAAACTGTTGGATAAGCTATTGGAGCACATGCCTCTCCGTCCAGAAGAAGCAGAAAATGGGGAGAATGCTGGTAAAGAAGAACCTAAGCTGCAATTCAGTTATGTCGAGTGTTTGTTGTACAGCTTCCACCAGTTGGGTCGAAAACTTCCAGATTTCTTAACAGCCAAACTGAATGCAGAAAAgctcaaagattttaaaattaggctGCAGTACTTTGCATGGGGCCTGCAGGTTTATATCAGACAACTTCGCTTGGCTCTCCAGGGTAAAACAGGCGAGGCCTTAACAACAGACGAGAACAAGATAAAAGTTGTTGCATTGAAAATAACAAATAACATCTATGTTTTAATCAAGGATCTCTTCCACATTCCTCCCTCTTATAAGAGCACAGTAACATTATCCTGGAAACCTGTACAGAAGGTTGAAATAGGGCAAAAGAGAGCTACTGAAGATACAATTTCTGGTTCACCACCCAAGAAATCTCCAGCAGGACCAAAAAGAGATGCAAGGCAGATTTATAATCCTCCTAGTGGGAAATACAGCAGCAATTTGGGCGACTTTAATTATGAGAGGAGCCTTCAGGGGAAGTAG